The Shewanella japonica genome has a window encoding:
- a CDS encoding efflux RND transporter periplasmic adaptor subunit yields MVKKGDILSYILANATLEPIKRVDIGAQVNGQITKIHVSEGQNVVAGQILVEIDPKLQENEVEIVESQYQSSLAQRNITKIKYDQLKIEVNRQENLFKEGAGVFRELEQVRSDYHQVMSQLRIDDLSINQLKGELDTAKAQLSYTRIRAPIDGKVLGLLMSEGQTIVSSQTSPVIMVLANTDMMKANVAISEFDMSKIEIGKQVILINQDITTSLTAIRIVPDDYLADSNSQKMNTIGQVIFYNASFLIPNNRNELFTSMTLPVKIVIDKVENVVIAPKESIHIGKQGEFFVEVLNNGNSLKKKVVLGLSDLDNVEIISGLELGETVIVSKVNG; encoded by the coding sequence ATGGTAAAAAAAGGTGATATTTTAAGTTACATTCTTGCAAATGCAACACTAGAACCCATAAAAAGGGTGGATATTGGTGCACAAGTGAATGGGCAAATAACAAAAATCCATGTATCGGAGGGGCAGAATGTTGTTGCTGGCCAGATACTCGTAGAAATTGATCCCAAATTACAAGAAAACGAAGTTGAAATTGTAGAATCTCAATATCAAAGCAGCTTGGCCCAAAGAAATATTACAAAGATCAAATATGACCAGCTAAAAATAGAAGTAAATAGACAAGAAAATTTGTTTAAAGAAGGTGCTGGGGTTTTTAGAGAATTAGAGCAAGTTAGATCAGACTATCATCAGGTCATGTCTCAACTACGAATTGATGACTTATCTATTAATCAATTAAAAGGAGAATTAGACACTGCTAAAGCACAACTAAGTTACACAAGAATTAGAGCACCAATAGATGGCAAGGTATTAGGTTTACTCATGAGTGAAGGTCAAACGATAGTCTCCTCACAGACCTCTCCAGTGATTATGGTTTTAGCAAATACTGACATGATGAAGGCTAACGTAGCTATTTCAGAGTTTGATATGTCTAAAATAGAAATAGGAAAGCAAGTTATTTTGATAAACCAAGATATAACGACCAGTTTGACTGCTATCCGCATAGTTCCTGATGACTATCTTGCTGACTCTAATTCACAAAAAATGAATACCATAGGACAAGTCATTTTTTATAATGCTTCATTTTTAATTCCTAATAATAGAAATGAATTATTCACATCTATGACATTGCCAGTAAAAATAGTTATAGATAAAGTTGAAAATGTAGTTATTGCTCCTAAAGAAAGTATTCATATTGGCAAGCAAGGTGAGTTCTTTGTTGAGGTGCTAAATAATGGTAACTCATTGAAAAAAAAGGTTGTATTGGGTTTAAGTGACTTGGACAATGTAGAGATCATCTCAGGACTTGAACTTGGCGAGACAGTTATTGTGAGTAAAGTTAATGGATAA
- a CDS encoding CS1 type fimbrial major subunit → MKVLSVNKLVAVASFGVMNIFLSSGVMAAETTEIEVSAEIPAADFHYRPASPISGVQEMEYNLLNSKLEPLSYTFSYKKGNALNGITAELNEDASLWDGGAEKIAMVVDIDGKAITQANPVEIVGGSDNEEGSQVLTLTPAEPTAGQTGSFTSTVSLSFEAVVPEV, encoded by the coding sequence ATGAAAGTGTTAAGTGTTAATAAATTAGTTGCGGTTGCCAGTTTTGGCGTTATGAATATCTTTTTATCTTCAGGTGTAATGGCAGCAGAAACAACAGAGATTGAAGTTTCTGCAGAAATTCCTGCAGCTGATTTTCATTATAGACCCGCTTCGCCAATTAGTGGGGTACAAGAAATGGAATATAATCTTCTTAATTCAAAGCTTGAACCTTTATCGTATACGTTTTCGTATAAAAAGGGTAATGCACTGAATGGTATCACTGCAGAACTGAATGAAGATGCGTCACTTTGGGATGGCGGTGCTGAAAAGATTGCCATGGTGGTTGATATTGATGGTAAGGCTATTACTCAGGCTAACCCTGTTGAAATTGTCGGCGGGTCAGATAATGAGGAAGGCTCACAGGTATTAACACTTACTCCAGCCGAGCCTACTGCTGGTCAAACTGGTTCATTTACTTCAACGGTATCATTAAGTTTTGAAGCAGTAGTGCCAGAAGTGTAA
- a CDS encoding ATP-binding cassette domain-containing protein gives MDNRHVSVKVSRLSKHFQKPGDIKNSKIIALNNVSFEVGFGEMIAITGCSGSGKSTLMNLISGLDTPTSGSVCICGEDISSANPKARARIRNANIGMIFQSYNLISYLTALENAMLPSHYSSLDVDACTRKAKSLFNAFGLSHILHHKPDELSGGQQQRVCIIRALINSPKLIIADEPTGALDNKNRDEVMSVLSKLSDEGHAVIIVTHDNEVKALCDRSVELQDGIIVKSEINNPNNHRKKAHVTTSDLRKREVNKVAFQMAFRAVLAKKTQSFLSMLGIIFAIISIILTVSVGEGAKNDILKNIGKISEDTIKVSTSLDGGLKSFDVTDAHELLSIDNIHQASPVLKMNQKILGKNVDVYGVNEQYFNITKTKLVSGRKISDLHYSESSQVILVSQSFAQANDINLLNHTHNYLKIGKSVFEIIGIVENANTMFYQQKVIYLPYKSMKKFVVGEAPLNEIIVNVKVKDLLEDSQLKVQHYFEKKYLGKDFIVDSDIEMVRMSLETATRLTVLIISIAFITLTVSGVGIMNVMLSSVNERRPEIGIRLSVGACPSDIMSQFLLESILLSSIGALVGIVSSYFLFMLITLFISQYSIVISYYSIIISSIFSILLGLVFGYLPARKASLLNPSGVLYL, from the coding sequence ATGGATAATAGACATGTCTCAGTTAAAGTTAGTCGTTTAAGTAAACATTTTCAAAAGCCGGGTGATATAAAAAACTCCAAAATTATTGCCCTAAACAATGTTTCTTTTGAGGTTGGTTTTGGTGAAATGATTGCTATTACAGGATGTTCTGGTTCAGGTAAGTCGACGCTAATGAACCTGATATCTGGTTTAGATACTCCAACATCTGGCTCAGTATGCATTTGTGGAGAGGATATTTCTTCGGCCAATCCGAAGGCGCGAGCTCGGATCCGTAATGCCAATATTGGTATGATATTCCAATCTTATAACTTAATATCCTACTTAACTGCTCTTGAAAATGCAATGCTACCTAGTCATTATTCAAGCCTTGATGTGGATGCTTGTACAAGAAAGGCAAAGTCGCTTTTTAATGCTTTTGGTTTGTCTCATATTTTACACCATAAACCTGATGAACTTTCTGGCGGACAACAACAACGAGTCTGTATTATTAGAGCCTTGATTAATAGTCCGAAGTTAATTATAGCAGATGAACCAACAGGTGCGCTTGATAATAAAAATCGTGATGAAGTGATGTCCGTATTAAGTAAATTGAGCGATGAAGGTCATGCTGTAATTATAGTTACTCATGATAATGAAGTAAAAGCATTGTGTGATAGAAGTGTAGAGTTACAAGACGGTATAATAGTAAAAAGTGAAATAAACAACCCTAATAATCATAGAAAAAAGGCTCATGTAACTACAAGTGATTTAAGAAAAAGAGAAGTAAATAAAGTTGCTTTTCAGATGGCTTTTCGAGCTGTTTTAGCCAAAAAAACACAATCTTTTTTATCAATGCTAGGTATTATATTCGCCATTATTTCAATCATTCTAACTGTCTCAGTGGGAGAAGGTGCTAAAAACGATATTTTAAAAAATATTGGAAAAATAAGTGAAGATACTATTAAAGTATCTACTAGTTTGGATGGTGGGTTAAAAAGTTTTGACGTTACTGATGCACATGAATTGTTAAGTATTGACAATATTCATCAGGCATCTCCTGTATTAAAAATGAATCAAAAAATATTAGGTAAGAATGTTGATGTTTATGGTGTTAATGAACAATATTTTAATATAACTAAAACTAAATTGGTGTCAGGAAGAAAAATTTCAGATTTACATTATTCTGAAAGTTCTCAGGTTATATTGGTCAGTCAAAGTTTCGCTCAAGCTAATGATATTAATTTATTAAACCATACTCATAATTATCTAAAAATAGGTAAAAGTGTTTTTGAGATAATTGGTATAGTAGAAAATGCAAATACAATGTTCTATCAGCAAAAAGTTATCTATTTACCATATAAATCAATGAAAAAATTTGTAGTGGGTGAAGCACCTCTCAACGAAATTATTGTTAATGTTAAGGTAAAAGATTTACTAGAAGATTCACAGTTAAAAGTGCAGCATTATTTTGAAAAAAAATATCTGGGCAAAGATTTTATTGTAGATAGTGATATTGAGATGGTTAGGATGTCACTTGAAACAGCTACCAGACTTACAGTTCTCATAATATCAATAGCGTTCATAACATTAACTGTGTCTGGTGTAGGAATAATGAATGTCATGTTATCTTCTGTAAATGAGAGAAGGCCCGAGATTGGTATTCGGTTGTCTGTTGGTGCTTGTCCTTCTGATATTATGAGCCAGTTTCTACTAGAGTCGATCCTATTGTCCTCGATTGGTGCTCTTGTTGGTATCGTTTCATCTTATTTTCTATTTATGTTAATAACATTGTTTATAAGTCAGTATTCTATAGTTATTAGTTATTATTCAATCATTATATCAAGCATTTTTTCGATATTGCTTGGTTTAGTATTTGGCTATTTGCCAGCAAGGAAAGCTTCACTACTTAATCCATCAGGGGTTCTATATTTGTAA
- a CDS encoding CS1 type fimbrial major subunit: MKVLSVNKLVAVASFGVMNIFLSSGVMAAETTEIEVSAEIPAADFHYRPASPISGVQEMEYNLLNSTLEPLSYTFSYKKGNALNSITAELNEDASLWDGGAEKIVMVVDIDGKTITQANPVEIVGGSDNEEGSQVLTLTPAEPTTGQTGSFTSTVSLSFEAVVP; the protein is encoded by the coding sequence ATGAAAGTGTTAAGTGTTAATAAATTAGTTGCGGTTGCCAGTTTTGGCGTTATGAATATCTTTTTATCTTCAGGTGTAATGGCAGCAGAAACAACAGAGATTGAAGTTTCTGCAGAAATTCCTGCAGCTGATTTTCATTATAGACCCGCTTCGCCAATTAGTGGGGTACAAGAAATGGAATATAATCTTCTTAATTCAACGCTTGAACCTTTATCGTATACGTTTTCATATAAAAAGGGTAATGCACTGAATAGTATCACTGCAGAACTGAATGAAGATGCGTCACTTTGGGATGGCGGTGCTGAAAAGATTGTCATGGTGGTTGATATTGATGGTAAGACCATTACTCAGGCTAACCCTGTTGAAATTGTCGGCGGATCAGATAATGAGGAAGGCTCACAGGTATTAACACTTACTCCTGCTGAGCCAACTACTGGGCAAACTGGTTCTTTTACTTCAACGGTATCATTAAGCTTTGAAGCAGTAGTGCCATAA
- a CDS encoding TcfC E-set like domain-containing protein — MTLELSYVEHTKVESNIFNKESISARLDSFASFSDSNASIYSDAMFNLGGHRVFGSIQANSFYDSDSSFDVKLDSLYYRKSFDMNQLDLGLIRTSDAEQGAQSVLFNGTRSFVGAFFSNQSDLSNTEQAYSQDNDLVLILNDSSNVEVYYSGRLIDSQYLNKGIQRLSVQNYPKGNYNVTIKVKEKSGTEYTLDKFVYNNANQQDFSYGASFGVPVNDSFCDTIYCGDDNIYASFYVNKNFFNLLNAGVKTIYEGDKDLALSLNLDSRFENLSFYSDSTYDDYFNQNFRVTYNEGPISTSMGYLYKGKEEKEQQLTASLVYRLNKDSNLGINYNQNFTEGDSIGISSGITYQNRFEIGGFNPSVTFGANHSSYLDKNDTVYYVSFNMNFGESDDNISLDFSARNDDGKNIRAMGAGYQKNLQGGFFNNYNLSAELDENNMYRFGGSTYIDHKYMKGSIFAEHQGGGSDNQTSVGGNLTSSLYTDGQNLVMAKNKHSSGVIIDVESEVDDGDLYIMVDGYMQPLKEGNNFVSVQSFTETKLNFIHKKDYKLSKDRATVTVGIDEVASIDLDIENSVTVIGRLMDNNTAKSGVHIENHVSDTYSGDDGVFILQVSAKYPSISFNGQEVLVDVNQASDANIIYIGDLLL, encoded by the coding sequence ATGACCTTAGAGTTATCCTATGTTGAACATACAAAAGTCGAAAGTAATATTTTTAATAAAGAATCGATATCTGCAAGATTAGACAGCTTTGCATCTTTTTCAGATAGTAATGCATCAATTTATTCTGATGCTATGTTTAATCTTGGCGGTCATAGAGTGTTTGGCTCTATACAAGCTAATAGTTTTTATGATTCAGATTCTAGTTTCGACGTAAAATTGGATTCATTATATTATCGTAAATCATTTGATATGAATCAGCTTGATTTAGGCTTAATTAGAACAAGCGATGCAGAGCAGGGTGCTCAGAGTGTTTTATTTAATGGAACCAGGAGCTTTGTAGGGGCATTTTTCTCAAACCAATCTGATTTGAGTAATACAGAGCAGGCCTATTCACAGGATAACGATTTAGTGTTAATCCTAAATGATAGTAGTAATGTTGAGGTCTATTACAGCGGAAGGTTAATTGATTCGCAATATTTAAATAAAGGTATTCAGCGCCTTTCGGTACAAAACTATCCGAAGGGAAATTATAATGTGACAATTAAAGTAAAGGAGAAGTCAGGAACCGAGTATACACTGGATAAATTCGTATATAATAATGCTAATCAACAGGATTTTAGCTATGGAGCATCTTTCGGTGTTCCGGTGAATGACAGTTTTTGCGATACAATTTACTGCGGTGATGACAACATATATGCTAGCTTTTATGTCAATAAGAACTTTTTTAATTTACTAAACGCAGGTGTTAAAACCATTTATGAAGGTGATAAAGATTTAGCGTTGTCATTAAACTTAGACTCTCGTTTTGAAAATTTATCGTTTTATTCTGATAGTACATATGATGATTATTTTAATCAAAACTTTCGAGTGACATATAATGAAGGCCCGATTTCTACATCAATGGGTTATTTATATAAAGGAAAAGAAGAAAAAGAACAGCAACTCACAGCATCATTAGTTTATCGTTTAAATAAAGATAGTAACTTAGGCATTAATTACAACCAGAATTTCACAGAGGGTGACTCGATAGGTATATCATCAGGGATAACTTATCAAAATAGATTTGAAATTGGTGGCTTTAATCCGTCGGTTACTTTCGGTGCTAATCATAGTAGCTATTTAGATAAAAATGATACTGTTTATTACGTAAGCTTTAACATGAACTTTGGTGAATCTGACGATAACATCAGTTTAGATTTTTCAGCAAGAAATGATGATGGTAAAAATATACGCGCTATGGGTGCCGGTTATCAGAAAAATTTACAAGGTGGTTTCTTCAATAATTATAACTTGTCAGCCGAGCTTGATGAAAACAATATGTATAGATTCGGAGGGAGTACGTATATAGATCACAAGTATATGAAAGGCAGTATATTTGCGGAACATCAAGGTGGTGGAAGTGATAATCAGACTAGCGTAGGAGGCAATTTAACGAGTTCTTTGTATACTGATGGACAAAACCTTGTGATGGCTAAAAATAAACACTCGTCAGGAGTTATTATTGATGTTGAGAGTGAAGTTGATGACGGGGACCTTTACATAATGGTTGACGGTTATATGCAGCCTCTTAAAGAAGGTAATAATTTTGTTTCAGTGCAGAGCTTTACAGAGACTAAGCTTAATTTTATCCATAAAAAAGACTACAAATTATCAAAAGATAGGGCGACAGTTACAGTAGGTATCGATGAGGTAGCATCAATCGATCTAGATATTGAGAATAGCGTAACTGTTATTGGGCGATTAATGGATAATAACACTGCAAAAAGTGGTGTTCATATTGAAAACCATGTGTCAGACACATACAGTGGTGATGATGGGGTGTTTATCTTGCAGGTAAGTGCAAAATATCCATCGATATCTTTTAATGGCCAAGAAGTGCTAGTTGACGTCAATCAAGCAAGTGATGCAAATATAATTTATATTGGAGACCTTTTATTATGA
- a CDS encoding cysteine peptidase family C39 domain-containing protein, translated as MTSIVYQGEPAECGLACLSMLSIHVNKYVSLSELRNYIQPSVFGVSLLDLIKVSDNIGIKLKAVEFSVDDIRHISVPAILHLNQGHFVILTKVNNNCVEILNPALGKQVLDIRQLLPLMSGYALLLVEDEKVGSVEKPKKEKVFFDFKKLDFFIIFLSLFSSLSVFAIPYFGIIQKDTFLTNNEISWDTVCYILLFAIVSLVSSFYLGKRTIQISQKTEYDQYSFNLKLLLSNKLSFFSKRHPTDFINRLHSYVSVKVRKSIFYNEILVSTVIATFTNLVLLYINWLAALIFLVFTLLIIFVSFLEKSREEEFHNLDFEREEKKERFLLDCSQSISDIKSMNADNQIISKFKIMVKSTLEVDRQRFFVSFGFSSIKSVLASLESIIVLMLMFYFVKSEGMPLSFAFSFVFIKGVASDSLTSLVSLYVESSLFTITEQKAADFIEYKKDERQIVNFSFNRISLSGLMFNHFKSTKTQSSTDINNMSFPDFSIKANDSLLLTGVSGAGKTTLLKILSGEYEIDSGNAFVDSEICTSSMLRSISYYHCNNQRLIDGSLIDNLTLFMEFIPKELVNYWIDFFDLDAIVTSLPDGLHTKVSESNNPFSSGEKQKLLLIRAMISNKPILLLDEPTSNLNSKDSEEIINKVLSSKRTVVISSHNKVSLESFDNIIELKK; from the coding sequence ATGACCAGTATTGTTTATCAAGGTGAGCCTGCCGAATGCGGGCTAGCTTGTCTTTCTATGCTATCCATCCATGTTAACAAGTATGTTTCTTTGAGTGAGCTGAGAAACTATATTCAACCTAGTGTTTTTGGGGTTAGTTTATTAGATCTTATTAAGGTTTCTGATAATATCGGGATAAAATTAAAAGCTGTAGAGTTTAGTGTCGATGATATAAGGCATATTTCTGTTCCTGCTATATTGCACCTTAACCAGGGGCACTTTGTTATTTTAACTAAAGTTAATAATAATTGTGTTGAGATATTAAATCCTGCGTTAGGTAAGCAAGTGCTTGATATTCGTCAGCTTTTGCCGCTAATGTCTGGTTATGCTCTACTATTAGTTGAAGATGAAAAAGTAGGCTCTGTAGAAAAGCCTAAAAAAGAAAAAGTTTTTTTTGACTTTAAGAAACTTGATTTTTTCATCATTTTTCTTTCTCTTTTTTCTTCCCTTTCGGTATTCGCAATTCCTTATTTTGGTATAATACAGAAAGACACATTCCTAACTAATAATGAAATATCCTGGGATACAGTATGTTATATATTGTTGTTTGCCATTGTATCCCTAGTGTCAAGTTTTTATTTAGGTAAACGAACAATACAGATATCTCAAAAAACTGAATATGACCAATATTCTTTTAATTTAAAATTACTTTTAAGTAATAAGTTGTCTTTTTTTTCTAAACGGCATCCTACTGATTTTATAAATCGTTTACATAGTTATGTTTCAGTCAAGGTAAGGAAGTCAATCTTCTATAATGAAATTTTAGTTTCGACTGTAATAGCCACTTTTACAAATTTAGTCTTGTTATATATTAACTGGCTGGCAGCACTAATATTTTTAGTTTTTACTCTATTGATAATATTTGTTAGTTTTTTAGAAAAATCTAGAGAAGAAGAATTTCATAATTTAGACTTTGAACGTGAAGAGAAAAAAGAAAGATTCTTGTTAGATTGTTCACAATCTATTTCTGACATAAAATCAATGAATGCTGATAACCAAATTATTTCTAAATTTAAAATTATGGTTAAAAGTACTTTAGAGGTCGACCGCCAACGATTTTTTGTCAGTTTCGGTTTCTCTTCTATAAAGAGTGTTTTAGCGTCCTTAGAAAGTATTATTGTGCTTATGTTAATGTTTTATTTTGTAAAATCAGAAGGAATGCCGCTATCATTTGCGTTTTCATTTGTTTTTATTAAAGGGGTAGCTTCAGACTCATTAACTAGTCTAGTGTCTTTGTATGTAGAGTCATCTCTATTTACTATTACTGAACAAAAAGCAGCTGATTTCATTGAATATAAAAAAGATGAGCGACAGATTGTTAATTTTAGTTTTAACAGGATTAGTTTATCTGGCCTAATGTTTAATCATTTTAAATCAACTAAAACTCAATCTAGTACTGATATTAACAACATGTCTTTCCCCGATTTTTCGATTAAAGCTAATGATAGTTTGTTGTTGACTGGCGTAAGTGGGGCTGGCAAGACAACGTTACTTAAAATACTAAGTGGTGAATATGAAATAGACAGTGGAAATGCTTTTGTCGATAGTGAAATTTGCACTTCAAGTATGCTACGTAGTATTTCTTATTATCACTGTAACAACCAAAGGCTTATTGATGGTTCTTTAATTGATAACTTAACATTATTTATGGAGTTTATACCTAAAGAATTAGTTAATTATTGGATTGATTTTTTCGATTTAGATGCAATTGTAACTTCATTACCAGACGGATTACATACAAAAGTAAGTGAATCAAACAATCCTTTTTCAAGTGGAGAAAAGCAAAAGCTTTTATTGATTAGAGCTATGATATCTAACAAGCCGATTTTATTACTTGACGAGCCAACTAGTAATTTAAATAGCAAGGATAGCGAGGAAATTATAAATAAAGTGTTAAGTTCAAAAAGGACTGTAGTCATTTCGTCGCACAATAAAGTCAGCTTAGAAAGTTTTGATAATATAATTGAGTTAAAAAAATGA
- a CDS encoding TolC family protein, protein MKNALLSFFCAWCLIGCSITNTENEFSSCQHINQNVSLVSQLSLSDLVTDETLVGLVNSIESTSLDIAVARLKVEQAVFNDRLVLNNQNIQFSSSIGYSGSKQFKNKDSSISNNHNASLSSSYSVDLWGKNNIIRIKSSNDLYTQELTLKEARLQLITAVAKKYWNIILVNSQKGISELKIKLLEDKKRIITAKYNNGVVVETMVTEAENALLNEKINFENLMVLNHSLMREMYVLSGGETYFDIELDNFNNVYMEKFKDDFIPMSKISYRYDVSEAEYQLCTALLDYEYSKLDFYPDISIGAALSAGSVNLSDVIRDPVSSWGVDISLPFFNWKEKQIGLGINESKHKQAQINFKSTVLSALTDIKNKLDNVKLQQTKIRQEEKELELAAKLLAQSKLKIEQGVIENSDLIDSKLRLLDQKESLASLTESYLVSELEFKLSIGI, encoded by the coding sequence ATGAAAAATGCATTATTATCTTTTTTTTGTGCCTGGTGTTTAATTGGTTGCTCTATAACAAATACGGAAAATGAGTTCTCAAGTTGTCAGCATATTAATCAAAACGTTTCACTTGTTAGTCAACTAAGTCTTTCGGATTTAGTGACTGATGAGACTTTAGTTGGATTAGTTAACAGTATCGAGTCAACAAGTCTAGATATTGCGGTGGCTAGATTGAAGGTAGAACAAGCAGTTTTCAATGATAGGTTGGTTTTAAATAATCAAAATATTCAATTCTCGAGCTCTATAGGTTATTCTGGTTCTAAGCAATTTAAAAATAAAGATTCATCAATTTCTAATAATCATAATGCTTCACTCTCTTCTAGTTATTCGGTTGATCTTTGGGGTAAAAATAATATTATAAGAATTAAGTCAAGTAACGATTTGTATACGCAAGAATTAACTTTAAAAGAAGCTAGGTTACAGTTGATAACTGCTGTAGCAAAAAAATACTGGAATATTATATTAGTTAATAGTCAGAAAGGAATAAGTGAATTAAAAATAAAGTTACTTGAGGATAAAAAAAGAATTATTACGGCAAAGTACAATAATGGTGTAGTTGTAGAAACAATGGTAACAGAAGCGGAAAATGCGCTACTCAATGAAAAAATAAATTTTGAAAATTTGATGGTGTTAAATCATTCTTTAATGAGAGAAATGTATGTTTTATCAGGAGGAGAAACATATTTCGATATCGAGTTAGATAATTTTAATAATGTTTATATGGAAAAATTTAAAGATGATTTTATCCCAATGAGTAAGATATCGTATAGATACGATGTTAGTGAAGCTGAGTATCAGTTGTGTACTGCTTTGCTCGATTATGAATATTCGAAGCTCGATTTTTATCCAGACATATCGATAGGGGCGGCTTTGTCTGCTGGTAGTGTCAACCTTAGCGACGTTATCCGTGATCCAGTTTCCTCGTGGGGGGTTGATATATCGTTGCCATTTTTTAACTGGAAGGAAAAACAAATAGGCTTAGGTATTAATGAAAGTAAGCACAAACAAGCACAGATTAATTTTAAATCGACAGTTTTGTCAGCATTAACTGATATTAAAAATAAATTAGATAATGTAAAATTGCAACAAACAAAAATCCGACAAGAAGAAAAGGAATTGGAATTGGCAGCAAAATTACTAGCTCAAAGTAAATTAAAAATTGAACAAGGAGTTATTGAAAATAGTGACTTAATTGACTCCAAGTTAAGGTTGTTAGACCAAAAAGAAAGTCTTGCTAGTTTAACTGAAAGTTATTTAGTTTCAGAGTTAGAATTTAAGCTTTCTATAGGCATATAG
- a CDS encoding helix-turn-helix domain-containing protein produces MTEEEIPDLSPLEQGIPVAEIARTVKCHRSTIYRELKRSGKTKCYCLDEAHLRRLHLRQSSRKYRIPRKQVEFIECLVGKDWSPEQIANVLTAIGQPVSHEWI; encoded by the coding sequence TTGACCGAGGAAGAAATACCAGATTTAAGCCCTTTGGAGCAAGGAATTCCAGTTGCAGAGATTGCGCGTACAGTAAAATGTCACCGCTCAACCATTTATCGAGAATTAAAACGGTCTGGTAAAACTAAGTGTTACTGCCTTGATGAAGCACATCTAAGAAGACTTCATTTAAGGCAATCCTCACGTAAATACCGCATACCTAGGAAACAAGTTGAATTTATTGAGTGCTTGGTAGGAAAAGACTGGAGCCCTGAGCAGATTGCTAATGTCTTAACAGCAATCGGGCAACCCGTTAGCCATGAGTGGATTTAA
- a CDS encoding CS1 type fimbrial major subunit produces MKVLSINKLVAVASFGVMNIFLSSGVMAAETTEIEVSAEIPAADFHYRPASPISGVQEMEYNLLNSKLEPLSYTFSYKKGNALNGITAELNEDASLWDGGAEKIAMVVDIDGKAITQANPVEVVGGSDNEEGSQVLTLTPAEPTAGQTGSFTSTVSLSFEAVVP; encoded by the coding sequence AAGTGTTAAGTATTAATAAATTAGTTGCGGTTGCCAGTTTTGGCGTTATGAATATCTTTTTATCTTCAGGTGTAATGGCGGCGGAAACAACAGAGATTGAAGTTTCAGCAGAAATCCCTGCAGCTGATTTTCATTATAGACCCGCTTCGCCAATTAGTGGGGTACAAGAAATGGAATATAATCTTCTTAATTCAAAGCTTGAACCTTTATCGTATACGTTTTCGTATAAAAAGGGTAATGCACTGAATGGTATCACTGCAGAACTGAATGAAGATGCGTCACTTTGGGATGGCGGTGCTGAAAAGATTGCCATGGTGGTTGATATTGATGGTAAGGCTATTACTCAGGCTAACCCCGTTGAAGTTGTCGGCGGGTCAGATAATGAAGAAGGCTCACAGGTATTAACACTTACTCCTGCTGAGCCAACTGCTGGTCAAACTGGTTCTTTTACTTCAACGGTATCATTAAGCTTTGAAGCAGTAGTGCCATAA